Proteins from a single region of Streptomyces spectabilis:
- a CDS encoding WXG100 family type VII secretion target: MAKDLDVTYQDMRDAAKHVVKEKDKLKEKLDGLRKYIANLVETGYVTKSSSKAFDENFDEFVRGAKDMLDGLDGMGDYLTTAADKFEQIDDELGKAARG; this comes from the coding sequence ATGGCCAAGGACCTTGATGTCACATATCAGGACATGCGGGATGCGGCCAAGCATGTCGTCAAGGAGAAGGACAAGCTCAAGGAGAAGCTCGACGGCCTTCGCAAGTACATCGCGAACCTCGTCGAGACGGGCTATGTCACCAAGAGCTCCTCGAAGGCGTTCGACGAGAACTTCGACGAGTTCGTGCGGGGCGCCAAGGACATGCTCGACGGCCTCGACGGCATGGGCGACTACCTGACGACCGCCGCGGACAAGTTCGAGCAGATCGACGACGAGCTGGGCAAGGCCGCGCGCGGCTAG